One stretch of Streptomyces hygroscopicus DNA includes these proteins:
- a CDS encoding DEAD/DEAH box helicase, whose translation MEGMAGSALDAFSPATRGWFTGAFTAPTPAQEGAWRAIGEGSDVLVVAPTGSGKTLAAFLAALDRLAGEPPPAEAKKRCRVLYVSPLKALAVDVERNLRSPLTGIRQEAVRLGRPEPEIRVGTRSGDTPAAERRALATRPPDILITTPESLFLMLTSATREALRGVETVILDEVHAVAGTKRGAHLALSLERLDELLDRPARRIGLSATVRPVDEVARFLSPRRKVEIVQPPSGKEFDLSVVVPVEDLGELGGSPAQEGEAGERPSIWPHVEERITDLVQAHRSTIVFANSRRLAERLCNRLNEIAYERATGEALPEDHSPAELMAEAGAARGAPPLLARAHHGSVSKEQRALVEEDLKAGRLPAVVATSSLELGIDMGAVDLVVQVESPPSVASGLQRVGRAGHQVGAVSTGVVFPKYRGDLVQAAVVTERMREGAIESLRVPANPLDVLAQQLIAITAMDTWDVDELLALIRRAAPFASLPESAYTSVLDMLAGRYPSDAFAELRPRLVWDRVAHTVTGRPGAQRLAVTSGGTIPDRGLFGVFLAGADPKKGGGRVGELDEEMVYESRVGDVFTLGTTSWRIEDITRDRVLVSPAPGVPGRLPFWKGDQLGRPLELGRALGAFLREVGALQPEDARLRLLAAGLDAWAVENVIGYLDEQRRACGHVPDDRTIVVERFRDELGDWRVVVHSPFGAQVHAPWALALGSRLSERYGIDAQVMHADDGIVLRLPDADLMGLDLLDADPMRQGVEYDTDQSPVGAADVAFDKGEINQIVTDQVGGSALFASRFRECAARALLLPRRDPGKRTPLWQQRQRAAQLLQVASEFGSFPIVLEAVRECLQDVFDVPGLTELMGDIEARRVRLVEVTTPEPSPFARSLLFGYVAQFLYEGDSPLAERRAAALSLDARLLAELLGQAELRELLDADVLAELEYELQWLTEDRRIKDAEGVADVLRLLGPLTAAELAERGAEPGWAEDLAGARRAIRVRIAGEDHWAAVEDAGRLRDALGTALPVGVPEAFTEPVKDPLGDLLARYARTHGPFTSTQAAARFGLGVAVTEGALHRLAADGRVVQGEFHPSGIGQEWCDATVLRRLRRRSLAALRHELEPVPPSALAAFLPQWQHLGTHSLRGIDGLVRAIEQLQGAPVPASALEKLVLPSRVSDYAPTMLDELAASGEVVWAGAGALPGKDGWVTLHLADTAPLLLHTPHPLEAGPLHQAVLDSLAGGYGLFFRQIAEQARAAGHEFQDPELAEALWDLVWSGRVTGDTLAPLRSLLGSGRTAGSTAHRAKRTVPRGRYGGLTGRTGRPTASRNGPPTVAGRWSLLPEREPEPTHRAHALARTLLDRHGVVTRGAVAAEGVEGGFSAAYRVLSAFEETGQARRGYVVEGLGAAQFAMDGAVDRLRAVSTARDRAATPAFDGQRGQSRRAFVLASADPANAYGAALPWPDPPADAGHRPGRKAGAMVVLVDGELALYMERGGKTLLAWPSGEAEAASPEDDVRLWTAVESLAESARAGALGSVTVERVNGVQALSSPIGKLLESAGFHPTPRGFRLRP comes from the coding sequence ATGGAGGGCATGGCAGGCTCGGCGCTCGACGCATTCTCCCCGGCCACCCGCGGGTGGTTCACGGGCGCCTTCACCGCGCCCACGCCCGCGCAGGAGGGCGCGTGGCGGGCGATCGGCGAGGGCTCGGACGTCCTGGTGGTCGCCCCCACCGGCTCGGGCAAGACCCTGGCCGCCTTCCTGGCGGCCCTGGACAGGCTGGCCGGTGAGCCGCCGCCCGCCGAGGCGAAGAAGCGCTGCCGGGTGCTGTACGTCTCCCCGCTGAAGGCCCTGGCGGTGGACGTCGAGCGCAATCTCCGCAGCCCGCTGACCGGCATCCGCCAGGAGGCGGTGCGGCTGGGCAGGCCCGAGCCGGAGATCCGGGTGGGCACCCGCTCGGGCGACACCCCGGCCGCCGAGCGCCGCGCTCTGGCCACCCGCCCGCCGGACATCCTCATCACCACCCCCGAGTCGCTGTTCCTGATGCTCACCTCCGCCACCCGGGAGGCGCTGCGCGGGGTGGAGACCGTGATCCTCGACGAGGTCCACGCCGTCGCGGGGACGAAGCGGGGCGCCCATCTCGCACTGTCCCTGGAGCGCCTCGACGAGTTGCTCGATCGCCCCGCCCGGCGCATCGGGCTGTCCGCGACCGTGCGGCCGGTGGACGAGGTGGCGCGGTTCCTGTCGCCGCGGCGCAAGGTGGAGATCGTCCAGCCGCCGTCGGGCAAGGAGTTCGACCTGTCGGTGGTCGTGCCCGTGGAGGATCTCGGCGAGTTGGGCGGCTCCCCCGCCCAGGAGGGCGAGGCGGGCGAGCGGCCGTCGATCTGGCCCCATGTGGAGGAGCGGATCACCGATCTCGTCCAGGCCCATCGCTCCACCATCGTCTTCGCCAACTCCCGCCGGCTGGCCGAGCGGCTGTGCAACCGGCTGAACGAGATCGCCTACGAGCGGGCCACCGGTGAGGCCCTGCCCGAGGACCACTCCCCCGCCGAGCTGATGGCCGAGGCCGGTGCGGCCCGCGGCGCGCCCCCGCTGCTGGCCCGCGCGCACCACGGCTCGGTGTCCAAGGAGCAGCGGGCGCTGGTCGAGGAGGACCTCAAGGCCGGCCGGCTGCCCGCCGTCGTCGCCACCTCCAGCCTCGAACTCGGCATCGACATGGGCGCGGTCGACCTGGTCGTCCAGGTCGAGTCACCGCCCTCGGTGGCCTCCGGTCTGCAGCGGGTGGGCCGGGCCGGCCACCAGGTGGGCGCGGTCTCCACCGGCGTCGTCTTCCCGAAGTACCGCGGGGATCTGGTGCAGGCCGCGGTGGTCACCGAGCGGATGCGCGAGGGGGCCATCGAATCGCTGCGGGTGCCCGCCAACCCGCTGGACGTGCTCGCCCAGCAGCTGATCGCCATCACCGCCATGGACACCTGGGACGTGGACGAGCTCCTGGCCCTGATCCGCCGAGCCGCGCCGTTCGCCTCGCTCCCGGAGTCGGCGTACACCTCGGTCCTCGACATGCTCGCGGGCCGCTACCCCTCCGACGCCTTCGCGGAGTTGCGGCCGCGCCTGGTGTGGGACCGCGTCGCCCATACGGTCACGGGCCGCCCCGGGGCGCAGCGGCTCGCGGTGACCTCCGGCGGCACCATCCCCGACCGCGGGCTCTTCGGCGTCTTCCTGGCGGGCGCCGACCCCAAGAAGGGCGGCGGCAGGGTCGGCGAGCTCGACGAGGAGATGGTCTACGAGTCGCGGGTGGGCGATGTGTTCACCCTGGGCACCACCTCATGGCGGATCGAGGACATCACCCGCGACCGGGTCCTGGTCTCCCCCGCCCCCGGCGTCCCCGGCCGGCTGCCGTTCTGGAAGGGCGACCAGCTCGGCCGCCCCCTGGAGCTGGGCCGCGCCCTGGGCGCGTTCCTGCGCGAAGTCGGCGCGCTGCAGCCCGAGGACGCCCGCCTGCGGCTGCTGGCCGCCGGTCTGGACGCCTGGGCCGTCGAGAACGTCATCGGGTATCTGGACGAGCAGCGCCGTGCCTGTGGGCATGTGCCGGACGACCGCACGATCGTGGTGGAGCGGTTCCGCGACGAGCTGGGCGACTGGCGGGTGGTGGTCCACTCCCCCTTCGGCGCGCAGGTCCACGCCCCGTGGGCGCTCGCCCTGGGCTCCCGTCTGTCCGAGCGGTACGGCATCGACGCCCAGGTCATGCACGCCGACGACGGCATCGTGCTGCGGCTGCCCGACGCCGATCTGATGGGTCTCGACCTCCTGGACGCCGACCCGATGCGCCAGGGCGTGGAGTACGACACCGATCAGTCCCCGGTGGGCGCGGCCGATGTCGCGTTCGACAAGGGCGAGATCAACCAGATCGTCACCGACCAGGTCGGCGGATCGGCGCTGTTCGCCTCCCGGTTCCGCGAATGCGCCGCCCGCGCGCTGCTGCTGCCCCGCCGCGACCCCGGCAAGCGCACCCCGCTGTGGCAGCAGCGCCAGCGCGCCGCGCAGCTCCTCCAGGTGGCGAGCGAGTTCGGTTCCTTCCCGATCGTCCTCGAAGCCGTCCGCGAATGCCTCCAGGACGTCTTCGACGTCCCCGGCCTCACCGAGCTGATGGGCGACATCGAGGCCCGCCGGGTCCGGCTGGTGGAGGTGACCACCCCCGAGCCGTCCCCCTTCGCCCGCTCGCTGCTCTTCGGCTATGTGGCGCAGTTCCTCTACGAGGGCGACTCCCCGCTCGCCGAGCGCCGCGCCGCCGCCCTCTCCCTCGACGCGCGGCTGCTGGCCGAGCTCCTGGGCCAGGCCGAGCTGCGCGAGCTGCTCGACGCCGACGTCCTGGCCGAGCTGGAGTACGAGCTGCAGTGGCTCACCGAGGACCGCCGGATCAAGGACGCCGAGGGCGTCGCCGACGTCCTGCGGCTGCTCGGCCCACTCACCGCCGCCGAGCTGGCCGAGCGCGGTGCAGAGCCCGGATGGGCCGAGGACCTGGCCGGGGCCCGGCGCGCCATCCGGGTCCGGATCGCGGGCGAGGACCACTGGGCCGCGGTGGAGGACGCGGGGCGGCTGCGGGACGCGCTCGGCACGGCGCTGCCGGTCGGCGTCCCCGAGGCGTTCACCGAACCGGTCAAGGACCCCCTGGGCGATCTGCTGGCCCGCTATGCCCGCACCCACGGCCCGTTCACCTCGACTCAGGCCGCCGCCCGCTTCGGCCTCGGCGTGGCCGTCACGGAGGGCGCCCTGCACCGCCTGGCCGCCGACGGCCGCGTCGTCCAGGGCGAATTCCATCCCTCGGGCATCGGCCAGGAGTGGTGCGACGCCACCGTGCTGCGCCGGCTGCGGCGCCGCTCCCTGGCCGCGCTGCGCCATGAGCTGGAGCCCGTACCGCCCTCGGCGCTCGCTGCCTTCCTCCCGCAATGGCAGCATCTGGGCACCCACAGCCTGCGCGGTATCGACGGGCTGGTGCGCGCGATCGAGCAGCTCCAGGGCGCGCCCGTGCCCGCCTCCGCCCTGGAGAAGCTGGTCCTGCCGTCCCGGGTGAGCGATTACGCGCCCACGATGCTCGACGAGCTCGCCGCCTCCGGGGAGGTCGTCTGGGCCGGGGCCGGAGCGCTGCCGGGGAAGGACGGCTGGGTCACCCTGCACCTGGCCGACACCGCCCCGCTGCTGCTGCACACCCCGCACCCCCTTGAGGCGGGCCCCCTCCACCAGGCCGTCCTCGACTCCCTGGCCGGGGGGTACGGGCTGTTCTTCCGCCAGATCGCCGAGCAGGCCCGCGCCGCCGGGCACGAGTTCCAGGACCCCGAGCTCGCCGAGGCTCTGTGGGACCTGGTCTGGTCCGGCCGGGTCACCGGTGACACCCTCGCCCCGCTGCGTTCCCTGCTGGGCTCGGGCCGTACCGCGGGTTCCACCGCCCACCGCGCCAAGCGCACGGTCCCCCGGGGGCGCTACGGCGGCCTTACGGGCCGCACCGGCCGGCCCACGGCGTCGCGCAACGGCCCGCCCACGGTCGCCGGGCGCTGGTCCCTGCTGCCGGAGCGCGAGCCCGAGCCCACCCACCGCGCCCACGCCCTGGCCCGCACCCTGCTCGACCGGCACGGCGTGGTCACCCGCGGGGCGGTTGCCGCCGAGGGGGTCGAGGGCGGCTTCTCCGCCGCCTATCGGGTGCTGTCCGCGTTCGAGGAGACCGGCCAGGCGCGCCGCGGCTATGTGGTCGAGGGTCTCGGCGCCGCACAGTTCGCGATGGACGGCGCGGTGGACCGGCTGCGCGCGGTCAGCACGGCCCGCGACCGCGCGGCGACCCCCGCCTTCGACGGACAGCGGGGGCAGTCCCGGCGCGCCTTCGTGCTCGCCTCGGCCGACCCCGCCAATGCCTACGGCGCCGCGCTCCCCTGGCCCGATCCGCCCGCGGACGCGGGCCACCGGCCGGGCCGTAAGGCGGGAGCGATGGTGGTGCTCGTCGACGGAGAGCTCGCGCTCTATATGGAGCGGGGCGGCAAGACCCTGCTCGCCTGGCCCTCGGGCGAGGCCGAGGCCGCCTCCCCCGAGGACGACGTCCGGCTGTGGACGGCGGTGGAGTCGCTGGCCGAGTCCGCCCGTGCGGGTGCGCTCGGCTCCGTCACCGTCGAGCGCGTCAACGGCGTCCAGGCGCTCTCGTCCCCGATCGGCAAGCTCCTGGAATCGGCGGGCTTCCACCCGACCCCGCGGGGCTTCCGGCTACGTCCCTGA
- a CDS encoding AraC family transcriptional regulator: MGNGESARHWRYPQLPGVDLLRARYIHKTFVWHTHESFVIAAITEGVEEFHHRGAVERTGPGGLALINPEVPHTGRAGAPEGWAYSVLYPAADLVAGVAAETTTLRGTAGFRTPSVDDPQGARLVTAVHRAAEEGNALAADSLLRIALARLLRDHGGPLPERTARTAGARGAARARAILQERMADPPSLERLAAELETGPFALLRAFRTVYGMPPHTWLTDARVRRARWLLDAGTAPAEAAVTVGFTDQSHLNRHFTRIVGVPPGAYQRERARTYKTGPEALS; encoded by the coding sequence ATGGGAAACGGGGAGAGCGCGCGGCACTGGCGGTACCCCCAGCTTCCGGGCGTCGATCTGCTGCGGGCCCGCTACATCCACAAGACCTTCGTGTGGCACACCCATGAGTCCTTCGTGATCGCCGCGATCACCGAGGGCGTCGAGGAGTTCCACCACCGCGGCGCCGTCGAGCGCACCGGGCCCGGCGGGCTCGCGCTCATCAACCCGGAGGTACCGCACACCGGACGGGCGGGGGCGCCCGAGGGGTGGGCGTACAGCGTGCTGTACCCGGCCGCGGACCTGGTCGCCGGTGTCGCCGCCGAGACGACCACGCTCCGTGGCACGGCCGGATTCCGGACCCCCTCCGTCGACGACCCCCAGGGCGCGCGGCTGGTCACCGCGGTGCACCGGGCCGCCGAGGAGGGCAACGCGCTGGCCGCCGACAGCCTGCTGCGCATCGCCCTCGCCCGGCTGCTGCGCGACCATGGCGGCCCGCTCCCCGAGCGCACGGCGCGCACCGCGGGTGCGCGAGGGGCGGCGCGCGCCCGCGCGATCCTCCAGGAGCGCATGGCCGACCCGCCGTCCCTGGAACGGCTGGCGGCCGAGCTGGAGACCGGTCCCTTCGCCCTGCTGCGTGCCTTCCGTACGGTCTACGGGATGCCGCCGCACACCTGGCTCACCGACGCCCGGGTCCGCCGGGCCCGGTGGCTGCTGGACGCCGGGACCGCGCCCGCCGAGGCGGCCGTCACCGTCGGCTTCACCGACCAGTCCCATCTGAACCGCCACTTCACCCGCATCGTGGGGGTGCCACCGGGCGCTTACCAGCGGGAGCGCGCAAGAACGTACAAGACCGGACCTGAAGCGCTCTCCTAA
- a CDS encoding branched-chain amino acid ABC transporter permease: MRTDPPAPPADSAVVRDALGVGVAVGLSGFAFGVTSAGAGLGLLQTCALSLLVFTGASQFALVGALAAGGNPFTAAAGAFFLGARNAFYGLRLSGLLGLPRAVRPLAAHWVIDETSAVALAQPDRRTARLGFTITGLTLYVLWNLTTLIGALGASALGDTDAWGLDAAGPAVFLALLAPMLSGTVERAVAGLGVLLVLLCQPVLPAGVPVLVAALAAPAVLTVHGRMTRGTEPGERR; the protein is encoded by the coding sequence ATGCGAACCGATCCCCCCGCACCTCCGGCGGACTCGGCCGTTGTCCGCGACGCCCTGGGCGTCGGTGTCGCCGTGGGGCTCTCCGGCTTCGCCTTCGGGGTGACGTCGGCGGGCGCCGGACTCGGCCTGCTGCAGACCTGCGCGCTCAGCCTGCTCGTCTTCACCGGGGCATCGCAGTTCGCCCTCGTGGGCGCGCTGGCGGCGGGCGGCAATCCGTTCACCGCCGCCGCCGGGGCGTTCTTCCTCGGAGCGCGCAACGCCTTCTACGGGCTGCGGCTGTCCGGACTCCTCGGGCTGCCGCGCGCGGTGCGCCCCCTGGCGGCCCACTGGGTCATCGACGAGACCTCCGCCGTCGCCCTCGCCCAGCCCGACCGGCGCACCGCGCGTCTCGGGTTCACCATCACCGGGCTGACGCTGTACGTCCTGTGGAACCTCACCACGCTGATCGGTGCCCTGGGGGCGTCCGCGCTCGGCGACACCGACGCCTGGGGCCTGGACGCCGCCGGGCCCGCCGTCTTCCTCGCCCTGCTGGCCCCCATGCTCAGCGGCACCGTCGAACGGGCCGTGGCCGGTCTCGGCGTCCTGCTGGTGCTCCTGTGCCAGCCGGTGCTGCCCGCCGGGGTCCCGGTCCTGGTGGCGGCGCTCGCCGCCCCCGCCGTCCTTACGGTGCACGGGCGCATGACGCGCGGCACGGAGCCCGGTGAGCGCCGATGA
- a CDS encoding branched-chain amino acid transporter AzlD, giving the protein MTIWIAIGVTAAGCYLVKLLGLSVPAGVLERPLVRRLAALLPVALLAALTAQQTFSDGQHLLLDARAAGVGAAALALVLRAPFLVVVAVAVVVTAGVRAL; this is encoded by the coding sequence ATGACCATCTGGATCGCCATCGGCGTCACCGCGGCGGGCTGCTATCTCGTCAAGCTGCTGGGCCTCTCGGTGCCCGCCGGAGTCCTGGAGCGCCCGCTCGTCAGGCGTCTGGCCGCGCTGCTGCCCGTGGCCCTGCTCGCCGCCCTCACCGCCCAGCAGACCTTCAGCGACGGCCAGCATCTCCTCCTGGACGCGAGGGCGGCCGGGGTGGGGGCGGCGGCGCTCGCGCTGGTGCTCCGCGCCCCCTTCCTGGTGGTGGTCGCCGTGGCCGTCGTCGTCACGGCCGGTGTCCGGGCCCTGTGA
- a CDS encoding membrane protein has product MAPTEETLSSDADDTPSAARASSDSPQPAARMPRWLPRAMVLALALVACYRLATWAFDQLTGLLLNILIAFFLALAIEPAVDRMAARGMRRGLATGLVFLAILIGTAGFFTLLGSMLADQIITMVQDFPQYLDNVVRWINDTFHTHLSRLEIQDSLVHSDWLQSYVKNSADNVLDVSAQVLGGLFKTLTVTLFAFYFAADGPRLRRALCSVLPPTRQVEVLRAWEIAVAKTGGYIYSRGLMALISGVAHYILLEALGVPYAPALAVWVGLISQFIPTIGTYLAGALPMLIAFTIDPWYALWVLVFVVIYQQFENYLLQPRITARTVDIHPAVSFGSVIAGTALLGAVGALIAIPATATLQAFLGAYIKRYDVADDLRVHGRTRRRGMSALARMRAALVRRS; this is encoded by the coding sequence GTGGCCCCGACCGAAGAGACCCTCTCCTCCGACGCCGACGACACCCCGAGCGCCGCTCGGGCCTCCTCGGACTCCCCGCAACCCGCCGCGCGCATGCCGCGCTGGCTGCCGCGCGCCATGGTGCTCGCACTCGCGCTGGTGGCCTGTTACCGCCTTGCGACCTGGGCCTTCGATCAGCTGACCGGGCTGCTGTTGAACATCCTGATCGCGTTCTTCCTGGCGCTCGCGATCGAACCGGCCGTGGACCGGATGGCCGCCCGCGGCATGCGCCGGGGGCTGGCCACGGGGCTGGTCTTTCTCGCCATCCTCATCGGCACCGCGGGCTTCTTCACCCTGCTCGGCTCGATGCTCGCCGATCAGATCATCACCATGGTCCAGGACTTCCCGCAGTACCTCGACAACGTGGTCAGGTGGATCAACGACACGTTCCACACCCATCTGTCGCGTCTGGAGATCCAGGACAGCCTGGTGCACTCCGACTGGCTGCAGAGCTACGTCAAGAACAGCGCCGACAATGTGCTGGACGTCTCCGCACAGGTGCTCGGCGGGTTGTTCAAGACACTGACGGTGACCCTGTTCGCCTTCTACTTCGCCGCCGACGGGCCCCGGCTGCGCCGCGCCCTGTGCTCGGTGCTGCCGCCGACCCGGCAGGTCGAGGTGTTGCGCGCCTGGGAGATCGCGGTCGCCAAGACCGGCGGCTACATCTACTCCCGCGGGCTGATGGCGCTGATCTCCGGTGTCGCCCACTACATCCTGCTGGAGGCCCTGGGTGTGCCCTACGCCCCGGCGCTCGCCGTCTGGGTGGGGCTGATCTCGCAGTTCATCCCGACCATCGGCACCTATTTGGCCGGGGCCCTGCCGATGCTGATCGCGTTCACCATCGACCCCTGGTACGCGCTGTGGGTCCTGGTCTTCGTCGTGATCTACCAGCAGTTCGAGAACTATCTGCTGCAGCCGAGGATCACCGCCAGGACGGTGGACATCCACCCGGCCGTCTCCTTCGGATCGGTGATAGCGGGCACCGCGCTGCTGGGCGCGGTGGGCGCGCTGATCGCGATTCCGGCGACCGCGACGCTGCAGGCGTTCCTCGGCGCGTACATCAAGCGGTATGACGTGGCCGACGATCTGCGGGTGCACGGGCGCACGCGGCGGCGCGGCATGTCGGCCCTCGCGCGGATGCGCGCCGCGTTGGTGCGGCGTAGTTGA
- a CDS encoding recombinase RecA gives MAGTDREKALDAALAQIERQFGKGAVMRMGDRPNEPIEVIPTGSTALDVALGVGGLPRGRVVEVYGPESSGKTTLTLHAVANAQRAGGTVAFVDAEHALDPDYAQKLGVDTDSLILSQPDNGEQALEIVDMLVRSGALDLIVIDSVAALVPRAEIEGEMGDSHVGLQARLMSQALRKITSALNQSKTTAIFINQLREKIGVMFGSPETTTGGRALKFYASVRIDIRRIETLKDGTDAVGNRTRVKVVKNKVAPPFKQAEFDILYGQGISREGGLIDMGVEHGFVRKSGAWYTYEGDQLGQGKENARNFLKDNPDLANEIERKIKEKLGIGVKPQDPAAAAPTADAAGAAGVTDAAPAKAVAAPAAKTGAKAAKAAAAKS, from the coding sequence ATGGCAGGAACCGACCGCGAGAAGGCGCTCGACGCCGCGCTCGCACAGATTGAACGGCAATTCGGCAAGGGCGCCGTGATGCGCATGGGCGATCGGCCGAACGAGCCGATCGAGGTCATCCCCACCGGGTCGACCGCTCTCGACGTCGCCCTCGGCGTCGGCGGTCTGCCGCGCGGCCGGGTGGTCGAGGTCTACGGCCCCGAGTCCTCCGGTAAGACGACCCTGACCCTGCACGCGGTGGCCAATGCCCAGCGGGCCGGCGGCACCGTCGCCTTCGTGGACGCCGAGCACGCCCTCGACCCGGACTACGCGCAGAAGCTGGGCGTGGACACCGACTCACTGATCCTCTCCCAGCCGGACAACGGCGAGCAGGCGCTCGAGATCGTGGACATGCTGGTCCGCTCCGGCGCCCTCGACCTCATCGTCATCGACTCCGTCGCCGCCCTGGTGCCGCGCGCGGAGATCGAGGGCGAGATGGGCGACTCCCACGTCGGCCTCCAGGCCCGGCTGATGAGCCAGGCGCTCCGCAAGATCACCAGCGCGCTCAACCAGTCCAAGACCACCGCGATCTTCATCAACCAGCTCCGCGAGAAGATCGGCGTGATGTTCGGCTCGCCGGAGACCACGACCGGTGGCCGGGCGCTGAAGTTCTACGCGTCGGTGCGCATCGACATCCGCCGCATCGAGACCCTCAAGGACGGCACCGACGCGGTCGGCAACCGCACCCGCGTCAAGGTCGTCAAGAACAAGGTCGCGCCGCCCTTCAAGCAGGCCGAGTTCGACATCCTCTACGGCCAGGGCATCAGCCGCGAGGGCGGCCTGATCGACATGGGCGTCGAGCACGGCTTCGTCCGCAAGTCCGGCGCCTGGTACACCTACGAGGGCGACCAGCTCGGCCAGGGCAAGGAGAACGCCCGCAACTTCCTGAAGGACAACCCCGATCTCGCCAATGAGATCGAGAGGAAGATCAAGGAAAAGCTCGGCATCGGAGTCAAGCCCCAGGACCCGGCGGCCGCGGCACCCACCGCGGACGCGGCTGGTGCCGCGGGCGTGACCGACGCCGCGCCGGCTAAGGCCGTGGCCGCCCCGGCGGCCAAGACCGGGGCGAAGGCGGCCAAGGCCGCCGCAGCCAAGAGCTGA
- a CDS encoding recombinase RecX, translating into MTRRTEWPDGPGRPERPDRPDSGAPSLSRAEQGPPPGPEEQARAICLRLLTGTPRTRKQLADALRTRGIPDDAAQEVLSRFEGVGLIDDAAFAEAWVESRHHSRGLARRALARELRTKGVDSALIDDAVGQLDAEQEERTAQELVERKLRATRGLDREKRIRRLAGMLARKGYSEGLALRVVRRALEEEGEDSELLEHHIPDL; encoded by the coding sequence ATGACACGGCGGACCGAATGGCCGGACGGCCCAGGCCGTCCGGAGCGCCCGGACCGTCCGGACAGCGGCGCCCCCTCCTTGTCGAGGGCCGAGCAGGGGCCGCCGCCCGGCCCGGAGGAGCAGGCGCGGGCGATCTGCCTGCGCCTGCTCACCGGGACCCCACGCACCCGTAAGCAGCTCGCGGACGCGCTGCGCACCCGGGGCATCCCCGATGACGCGGCGCAGGAGGTGCTGTCCCGGTTCGAGGGCGTCGGCCTGATCGACGACGCGGCGTTCGCCGAGGCATGGGTGGAGTCCCGGCACCACAGCCGGGGGCTCGCCCGGCGGGCGCTCGCCCGTGAGCTGCGCACCAAGGGCGTGGACTCCGCCCTGATCGACGACGCCGTGGGACAGCTCGACGCCGAGCAGGAGGAGCGGACGGCGCAGGAGCTGGTCGAGCGCAAGCTGAGGGCCACCCGTGGCCTCGACCGGGAGAAGCGGATCCGCCGCCTCGCCGGGATGCTGGCCCGCAAGGGCTACTCCGAGGGGCTGGCGCTGCGGGTGGTGCGGCGCGCACTGGAGGAGGAGGGAGAGGACTCGGAGCTCCTGGAGCACCACATCCCTGACCTCTGA
- a CDS encoding sulfurtransferase, which produces MGTTKRSVDELLAEAREELDRLEPLDAAAAQVQGALLVDIRYAALRERDGTIPGALIVERNELEWRLDPQCDHRLPEATHHDLRVVVVCNEGYASSFAAVSLRQLGLERATDLIGGFQAWRAAGLPVR; this is translated from the coding sequence ATGGGCACGACCAAGCGGAGCGTGGACGAGCTGCTGGCCGAGGCCCGCGAGGAACTCGACCGGCTGGAGCCCCTGGATGCCGCGGCGGCGCAGGTCCAGGGCGCGTTGCTGGTGGACATACGGTATGCGGCGCTCCGGGAGCGCGACGGCACCATCCCGGGGGCGCTGATCGTCGAGCGGAACGAGCTGGAATGGCGGCTCGACCCGCAGTGCGACCACCGGCTGCCCGAGGCCACCCATCACGATCTGCGGGTCGTGGTGGTGTGCAACGAGGGCTACGCGTCCAGCTTCGCCGCCGTCTCGCTGCGTCAGCTGGGCCTGGAGCGGGCGACCGATCTCATCGGCGGCTTCCAGGCATGGCGCGCGGCGGGCCTCCCCGTGCGCTAG
- a CDS encoding cysteine dioxygenase has translation MPDVRTSTSGPVRPSTDVITDPASGPAAPPSAAELLDFARRTAADAELVASLPLDPEGRTWLRLDGPGGSEAWLIGWPPGTGTGWHDHGGSHGAFVAAAGELNEQSLTARLPTEGWKTLELADDVDRERRLPAGQGRAFGPHHVHEVINPSDTEHAVSVHAYYPPLPLMRRYSRTGHTLRLEQVERPEEWG, from the coding sequence GTGCCCGACGTACGCACTTCCACCTCCGGTCCCGTGCGCCCTTCCACGGACGTCATCACGGACCCGGCATCCGGCCCGGCCGCTCCGCCCAGCGCCGCGGAACTGCTCGACTTCGCTCGCCGGACCGCCGCCGACGCCGAACTCGTCGCCTCGCTTCCGCTCGATCCGGAGGGCCGCACCTGGCTGCGCCTCGACGGGCCGGGCGGCAGCGAAGCCTGGCTGATCGGCTGGCCTCCGGGCACCGGCACCGGCTGGCACGACCACGGCGGCTCCCATGGCGCCTTCGTCGCGGCGGCGGGTGAGCTCAACGAGCAGTCACTCACCGCGCGCCTCCCTACCGAGGGCTGGAAGACCCTTGAGCTGGCCGACGATGTGGACCGCGAGCGGCGGCTGCCCGCCGGGCAGGGCCGGGCCTTCGGACCGCATCATGTGCATGAGGTGATCAATCCGTCCGACACCGAGCATGCGGTGTCGGTGCACGCCTACTATCCGCCGCTGCCGCTCATGCGGCGCTACAGCCGCACCGGTCATACGCTGCGGCTGGAGCAGGTCGAGCGGCCCGAGGAGTGGGGATAG